Proteins from a genomic interval of Pseudomonas asplenii:
- the gbcA gene encoding glycine-betaine demethylase subunit GbcA, whose amino-acid sequence MDTTTTLSLGDPLEPARKATAQMLQERERTFSLPQPFYSDDRLFDIDMQEIFHKEWLIAGMTSEIPTKGNYLTLQIGKNPIIVIRGADGVVHAFHNVCRHRGSRLCTGEKGKVAKLVCPYHQWTYELDGRLLFAGTEMGADFDMKQYGLKPVNVKTAGGYIFISLAENPPPIDEFLNTLSHYMEPYDMENTKVAVQTTLMEKANWKLVIENNRECYHCNGSHPELLKTLLEWDDVTDPRADQAFKDHVAASAAAWDAEKIPYAHASFGLRNRIVRMPLLKGTVSMTMDGQPGCKKLMGRIKNPDLGSMRILHLPHSWNHCMGDHIIVFTVWPISAQETMVTTKWLVHKDAVEGVDYDVTRMRQVWDATNDQDRRLAEENQRGINSTAYQPGPYSKTYEFGVVNFIDWYSERMLSNLGAEPAPYLKGVPVNG is encoded by the coding sequence ATGGACACCACCACCACACTGAGCCTGGGCGACCCACTGGAGCCCGCACGCAAGGCCACCGCACAGATGCTGCAGGAGCGCGAGCGAACCTTTTCCCTGCCGCAACCATTCTATTCGGACGACCGCCTGTTCGACATCGACATGCAGGAGATCTTCCACAAGGAATGGCTGATCGCCGGCATGACCAGCGAGATCCCGACCAAAGGCAACTACCTGACGCTGCAGATCGGCAAGAACCCGATCATCGTCATCCGTGGTGCCGATGGCGTGGTCCACGCCTTCCACAACGTCTGCCGGCACCGTGGCTCGCGCCTGTGCACCGGCGAAAAGGGCAAGGTCGCCAAGCTGGTCTGCCCCTATCACCAGTGGACCTACGAGCTCGATGGCCGCCTGCTGTTCGCCGGCACCGAGATGGGCGCCGACTTCGACATGAAGCAGTACGGCCTCAAGCCGGTCAATGTGAAGACCGCTGGCGGCTACATCTTCATCAGCCTGGCCGAGAACCCACCACCGATCGACGAGTTCCTCAACACCCTGAGCCACTACATGGAACCCTACGACATGGAGAACACCAAGGTGGCGGTACAGACCACCTTGATGGAAAAGGCCAACTGGAAACTGGTGATCGAGAACAACCGTGAGTGCTACCACTGCAACGGCTCTCACCCGGAACTGCTGAAAACCCTGCTGGAGTGGGACGACGTCACCGATCCGCGCGCCGACCAGGCATTCAAGGACCACGTGGCCGCCTCCGCCGCCGCCTGGGACGCCGAGAAGATCCCCTACGCCCACGCCAGCTTCGGTCTGCGTAACCGCATCGTGCGCATGCCGCTGCTCAAGGGCACCGTGTCGATGACCATGGACGGCCAGCCGGGCTGCAAGAAACTGATGGGCCGGATCAAGAACCCGGACCTGGGCTCGATGCGCATCCTGCACCTGCCGCACTCGTGGAACCACTGCATGGGCGACCACATCATCGTCTTCACCGTATGGCCGATCAGCGCCCAGGAAACCATGGTCACCACCAAGTGGCTGGTGCACAAGGACGCGGTCGAAGGTGTCGACTACGACGTGACCCGCATGCGCCAGGTATGGGACGCGACCAACGACCAGGACCGCCGCCTGGCCGAGGAAAACCAGCGTGGCATCAACTCCACGGCCTACCAGCCGGGTCCGTACTCCAAGACCTATGAGTTCGGCGTGGTCAACTTCATCGACTGGTACAGCGAGCGCATGCTGAGCAACCTCGGGGCAGAGCCTGCGCCGTACCTGAAGGGCGTGCCGGTCAACGGCTAA